A segment of the Desulfurobacterium indicum genome:
AGGGTGCAAACTTTTTATAGCCACCTGTGCTGTTGGTGCTGTTTCAAGAAGATCAGCTTTTTCACAACTCGTTGTTGTTGAAGATCATATAAATCTTATAGGGAAAAATCCACTTACAGGTTTGGTTAAAACTTACGGAAGCGAAGTTTTTGTCGATATGAAGTCGGTTTATGATAGAAAATTTATAGACACATTTCTTGACTGTTGCTTTGAAAATGATGTTCCTGCTATAAGCGGCGTTCTTGCCGCTGTGCACGGTCCCAATTATGAAAGTTTTGCGGAGATAAAAATGCTTTCCATGCTTGGGGCTGATGTTGTAAGCATGTCTACGGTACCTGAAATTATTGCTGCGAAATTTTATGGAATGAAGGTTGCGGCAGTTGCTGTGGTTGCTAACGATACGATAGATAATAAAACTACTCATGAGGAAGTTCTTAAAAGAGTTGAACTTAAAAATTCAAGTTTAGGCAATGTATTAAAACAGACATTAATGAAATTATACAATTACATATAGATAATTGCCTTGACATTGGAAACAATTTTTTCTAACATACGTTGCAGGATGTTTGTGGTGGGATAGGAGGTTAGAATATTGATAGTGGTGGAAAAAGGGGACAAGCTTCCGAAAGCTTTTTACATAAAAACAATAGAACACAAGGATGGGTGGAGATGAAAAAGGTATTGTTTCTATCAGCCATGGTTCTTTTTGCTGCTTCATGCGGCACGGTTCAAACGAAACCTGCCGTGGAGAAGCCTACCGTGGAAAACAAAACTCAGGAAGTGAAGCCTGAGAAAAAGGTGGAAGCAGAAATTAAACCTAAGGTAACTGTGCCTGAGGAAGAACTTACACTTTCAAAATTCAGGCACAAGGATCACATGGTTATTATCAAAAAGTATGGTTGCCTGCCCTGCCATCATTTTAACGTGGAGATGCACATTCCTGATGTTAAAAGGGCGAAGGTTGTTTCTCAGAAGTTTTTAAAGCCAGGAGTGGCAAGTTGTAAGGCTTGTCATACACAAGGAGTTAAGCAATGAGTAAGGAACAAGAAACTTATAGTGTAGGGGGTCTGGAGTGAGAGCTTTTATAATGTTCTTATTGGGAGTGCTTACCCTCTGTGGAACGGCCCGTGCTAATGTGAACATAGGAGACGACGGATGTCTCTACTGTCACAGGCTTAAAGGGCTGATGGTTGTAGAGGATAACAGCAAAGGCGAAAAGGTAATTAAGGACTGTAGCATCAACGATGCGAAATATCTTCACTCGGTCCACAGGAACATCCACTGTACTGAATGTCACACGAAAGCAACATCTTACCCACACAACAGAGCAGTTGTAAGAGAAGTAAACTGTGCGGCAAAGTGTCACGTGATTGATCCGGCAACAAAAAGGCCGTTTTCCCATGCAGCTGTTTATAAAACATGGGAAGAGAGTGTGCACGGTAAAAATTATAAGAAGGCACCTGATCTTTATCCTAACTGTCAATACTGCCATACAAACAGACTTCTTGTTGACATTAAAAAGTTTGAGACTCTTGAGGGAAGTTTTGATAGGTGTTACCTCTGTCACAACAATAAAGAGTGGTCTGCTGACAGGCTTGCTCACGTTGCAAGCAGAATGGATATTCCCGAAATTAAAAACGGCTATGTTTTCCAGTTTATTAAAACAAGAAGAGATGGATGGCAAATCGTTGAGCTTTGTGCAAGCTGTCATGAAGATAAGAAGAAGATGGAAGAAGCTATAAAAATTGAAGGTATTCATAACAAGTATTTAAAACAAAGGATACTTGAAGCTGTTGAATCTTACGAAAAAACAATGCACTCAAAGATGTTATACCTTGATAGATCAGATACAAGAGCGGCTGACTGTTTAGACTGTCACACGAATAAAGATGGTAATTTCCACGATATCTTCCATAAAGACGATCCGAGATCTTCTATCAATCCGAGAAACATTGAGCAGACATGTGGTCGTTCAACAGAATGTCACCCGCTTGCTCCTAAGTATCACATGAAAAACTTTGCCGAGACCAAGTGGGTTCACGTTGACCCTGTGCTTGGTGAGGACCTTTCTCAGACGATAGCATGGGGTGTTGAGGAAGGAATGTTCTGGATGGCTGCTTCAGTTATTCTCTTTGCAGCAATAGTTGTTATTCTTGATACCCTCAAATTTGTGAGGAGGAAGTAATATGGGATGGCTTAAAAGAAAATTTAGAATGAGAGAGGATTATGAGAAACTTATTATTGTGGACGGTGATAAGTTTTTCATTGAAAAGTGGACAGTAATGCAGTCTCTTATGCATGTCGGTATTATGACGATGATTATGCAGGTTATAACAGGTTTCCCTCTTAAATACTGGAATACGCCGTGGGCAAAATATATTGTGAAAGCTCTTGGAGGAATAAATGGTCTTATGACCATTCACAGGGTTGAAGGTGCCGTAATGTTTTTTGACTTCCTATTTGTTGTTTTCTATTGCATAATGTTCATGATAGCCAACAGGGATAGGGTTAAAAAGTATGGTTTCTGGGACACTTATAGGCTTCTTCCAGGTCCTACAGATGTAGCGGCAGTACAGTATTTTAAATATCTTCTTGGTTTTAGAAAATCCCCGCCAGATTATGACGAGTATATGTGGGTTGATAAGTTTGATTTTTTTGCAGTTGGCTGGGGTATGATTGCAATTGGTATTACTGGCTGGATTCTCTGGCTTCCAGAAGTATTTACAGGATTCTTACATCTTCCACCTGTATCAATACAGATAGCTCTTATTGCTCATGCAGATGAAGGTATGGTTGCCGTTGGATGGATTGCTCTTGTTCACCTTTACATGACCCACTATAGTCCACACAAATTCCCGATGGATTGGATATGGCTTACAGGTATTTCTCCTGAACTTGAATGGATGGAAGAGAGACCTCGTTCATGGAGAAGAATTATTAAGAGGACAGCCGAGCATGAGCCCGAGCTTCTTGAAAAGTATCCTGCTTTAAAAGAGAGATATGAGTTTGTTAAATCTATAGAGAACCTGCCAAACGAGGAGATTGTTGCAAGAATTCATGAATATGCACATCACCTTCTTGAAAAGGAACTTAGCGAGGAGGCAGCATAATGAGAAAACTTGTTTTTGCGATAGCACTTAGTTTTCCTGTTACAGCTTTTGCAGGAGGAGTTATCAGTCCTCTTTTAAAGGGAAATCCATCCCCTGATATTTCTGGATGGGAAAAGAAGATAGAGGAGCAGCTAAAAGAAAAACCGCAGTTTCCAAAGGAAACAGAATATCCGCAGCCGTTTCACGCTCCTAACGGTTATGAGTATCCTGTAAGGGATATATGTGTGGCTTGCCATTCATATGCGGCTCATACTAAAGATGAGACGTTGTCACCTTTCTATAATGCTCACTCAACATTTATGAGCTGTACCGTGTGTCACTATAAGGAAGCAGGGCTTACTTATGCATGGGTTGAAATAGCCAAAGATGGAAAAATGAAAATAGTAAAAGACACCGAAGACATGTATGGAGTTAGATACGTTAAGGCTGGTGATAGAGTTGCTCTTTCCGGTCTTGACAGTGATGCAAGGATAACTCCTCTTGTTAACGGAAAACCGATTGATATTCCTCTAAAAGGTAATGAAGGGCTTCTTCATGATGCGGCAGCGGTTTCAAAGATTTATAACAATCTTGCTAAAAAGCCTTATACGTGTGCTGATTGCCATGAAGGAAATAATCCTCTTAACCTTGTAGGACTAGGTTTCTCTCAAGAGAGAATAAATGAGATCGAAAACAATGAAGTTGTGAAAGGATTGCTTAAGGACGGAAAGATTTACTTCCCAAACTTCATCTGGAAGAGGTAAAGCGATGAGATTTTTAATAGCAGTGTTGTTTACAATTGTTTCTTTTACCGTTCCGTCTTTTGCCGGTGAAATCAGCGGGAACTTTAAGTTTCCGTCTGATATAGCTGTTTCGTCAAACAGAATTTATGTGGTTGACGGACTTAACGGAAGGATAGTTGTCCTTTCCAAAGAAGGCAAGAAATTAAGCACGATAAAGGCTGATAATCCTTACGGTATTTATGTGGATGCTGACAATATCTATGTTGCTTCACAGTCGGGCAAAGTTTTTGTTTTTTCAAAAGATGGGGAACTTAAAAAAACCATAGATGTTTCAGGAAGGCTTGTTGATGTTGTCAAGCTTGGGGATAATCTGTGGGTTACGGATGCAAAAAATAACTGTGTAAAGGTTGTTTCTCTTAAAACCGGAAAGTTGATTAAGAGTATAGGTGAAAAAGGTTCTGTTCCAGGAGACTTTGTTTCTCCGTTTATGCTGGCTACTGACGGAAAAGATGTTTATGTTGTAGATTCCATCAACGCAAGGGTAGAAGTTTTTGATAAAGATGGAAACTTTGTAAGGACATTCGGTGACTTTGGTGTTGAAGAAGGAGATCTATATAGGCCAAAAGGTATAGCTGTATTTAACGGAGAAGTTGCCGTTTCTGATGTTGTTAACGGTGCTGTTCAGCTTTTTAATCCATATGGAGCTTTTGACGGTGTTGTTGCTAAAGGACTTCAATATCCAATCTCTATTGCTTACGATGCAGGTACTCTTTACGTTCTGGAGCCTCTGAAAAACAAGATACTTACATTTAACGTACAAGGGGTTAAATAATGAGGAAGACCTTAGCTATTCTTCTATCAGTGGTTGCGATACCAACAGTTTCTCATGCAAAACTTGAGAAAAGCATGAAGAAAGACTGTCTGGTTTGTCACCAGAACTGGCTGCTGGAAGCTAAGGTAAGTTCTCCTAAGCTTCTTACCGATAGGACTTTAACCGCAGGGGATACGATAATGTGTTTAACCTGCCATGACGGTTCTATGGCAGATGACAGATTAACATTTTTGAATTTTGGTAAGCATTCTCACCCTGTTGATGTTAAAGTTCCTGCCGATATGGAAATTCCCAAAAAGTTTCCGCTTCATAACGGAAAACTCTTCTGCGGAACCTGCCATACGCCTCACTCAGAGGTGGGCAGCCAGGACAAGCTGGACTATACATTTATGAGATTTAAAAATACTGATTCAAGTATGTGTATAGAGTGTCATAAGAATAACGCGGGACACGGTAATCACCCTATTCTTGCCGATACTGCTGGGAAGATGTCTTCATTTGTAATAGCTAAAATAGAGTCTTTACACGGTAAAGTTGGCAAGGACGGAGAGGTTACCTGCCAATCATGCCATGCTGCCCATAAAGGACAGGGAGAACATGCTCTTATTGTTTCAAATAAAAATTCTCAGCTCTGTTCCGTATGTCACACGGAAGAATTGAACTCTCCCGAACACAAGAACAATATGTCTCACCCGATCCTTGTTGCTGTGAATTCTCTTGGTGTTAAACCTGCAGAAACAGGCTTGAAGTTCGGAAGTGAAGATAAGGTAGAATGTTATACATGCCATAAAGTTCACCATTCTAAAGAGACTAAACTTCTTGCTGAATCTCCAAAAGCTCTCTGCATCGCTTGTCACGTTTCCGAAAAGACAGCTCTTCATTCGAAGCACGGATTTGCTGATAAAGATGCCTGCCTTGAATGTCACACGGCTCATAAAGCTGTTGGCCCAAATCTTTGGGGTAGAAAGCTTAACGACAAAGCCGAAGCTTATGCTGTATATCTGAATGCTTCTAACGAAGATAAGATGTGTATTTCATGCCACTATCCGGGTGGTGAAGCTCCTGATATAGGAACGATTTCTCACCCGACAAATGTTGAGACGAAATTTAAGTCTCTACCTCTTAAAAATGGAAAAGTTGCCTGTGTTACCTGTCACAATCCACATAAATGGAGTGTAGTTGGTGCTCCTGAATCCGACAGGCCTAACGGAAGTTTCCTTAGAGTTCCTGAAAAAGATCTGTGTGGGAGATGTCATCCAGGAAATTGTGCATGTAAAAAGGGAGTTCATGCAGCAATTAATGTTAAAAATGTTCTCGG
Coding sequences within it:
- a CDS encoding formate dehydrogenase subunit gamma, which codes for MGWLKRKFRMREDYEKLIIVDGDKFFIEKWTVMQSLMHVGIMTMIMQVITGFPLKYWNTPWAKYIVKALGGINGLMTIHRVEGAVMFFDFLFVVFYCIMFMIANRDRVKKYGFWDTYRLLPGPTDVAAVQYFKYLLGFRKSPPDYDEYMWVDKFDFFAVGWGMIAIGITGWILWLPEVFTGFLHLPPVSIQIALIAHADEGMVAVGWIALVHLYMTHYSPHKFPMDWIWLTGISPELEWMEERPRSWRRIIKRTAEHEPELLEKYPALKERYEFVKSIENLPNEEIVARIHEYAHHLLEKELSEEAA
- a CDS encoding NHL repeat-containing protein, whose translation is MRFLIAVLFTIVSFTVPSFAGEISGNFKFPSDIAVSSNRIYVVDGLNGRIVVLSKEGKKLSTIKADNPYGIYVDADNIYVASQSGKVFVFSKDGELKKTIDVSGRLVDVVKLGDNLWVTDAKNNCVKVVSLKTGKLIKSIGEKGSVPGDFVSPFMLATDGKDVYVVDSINARVEVFDKDGNFVRTFGDFGVEEGDLYRPKGIAVFNGEVAVSDVVNGAVQLFNPYGAFDGVVAKGLQYPISIAYDAGTLYVLEPLKNKILTFNVQGVK
- a CDS encoding cytochrome c3 family protein encodes the protein MRKTLAILLSVVAIPTVSHAKLEKSMKKDCLVCHQNWLLEAKVSSPKLLTDRTLTAGDTIMCLTCHDGSMADDRLTFLNFGKHSHPVDVKVPADMEIPKKFPLHNGKLFCGTCHTPHSEVGSQDKLDYTFMRFKNTDSSMCIECHKNNAGHGNHPILADTAGKMSSFVIAKIESLHGKVGKDGEVTCQSCHAAHKGQGEHALIVSNKNSQLCSVCHTEELNSPEHKNNMSHPILVAVNSLGVKPAETGLKFGSEDKVECYTCHKVHHSKETKLLAESPKALCIACHVSEKTALHSKHGFADKDACLECHTAHKAVGPNLWGRKLNDKAEAYAVYLNASNEDKMCISCHYPGGEAPDIGTISHPTNVETKFKSLPLKNGKVACVTCHNPHKWSVVGAPESDRPNGSFLRVPEKDLCGRCHPGNCACKKGVHAAINVKNVLGETSKNAGNCAACHVPHKAVGAYLKGIKGGEGLDNVSSFCMACHGKGGVAKAKVMAGKFKDHPIDVRMKDGSVVTCSSCHNPHNANPYALVKPVEGDSSLCLECHRSKNLKGTAHYLVAKDGNIEKNGQCSACHTPHNPKGPTLWSRELGEGKTVNEKQCSSCHAPGEMAANLTTGKITHPLGGKVDSEVVPAINQKTGLPGEGVVDCASCHDPHGSAAAKPFLRVTNNGSKLCISCHKAEASIKGTGHDINGQMCSTCHVPHQAKSAFLWKMDIKHFTYPNGEAVDRASSYCLTCHSKGGIAENATVKYYFHPRADFDIVAQDRPGRKGVWPIFAEDGSEFKRGGAIACETCHDAHIHGKTYFLRNKTVAGSTCVDCHGDEALIRYMWYHKKEVRQSTSSYK
- a CDS encoding purine-nucleoside phosphorylase, giving the protein MVNEAALYIKERCGIDKFDVAIVLGSGVELGEVTLEIPYKDVPGMPLPAVPGHKGVLKVLKIDRLMVAVFSGRFHYYEGRSNEEIRFIPELSSLIGCKLFIATCAVGAVSRRSAFSQLVVVEDHINLIGKNPLTGLVKTYGSEVFVDMKSVYDRKFIDTFLDCCFENDVPAISGVLAAVHGPNYESFAEIKMLSMLGADVVSMSTVPEIIAAKFYGMKVAAVAVVANDTIDNKTTHEEVLKRVELKNSSLGNVLKQTLMKLYNYI